The following proteins are co-located in the Solanum pennellii chromosome 8, SPENNV200 genome:
- the LOC107026985 gene encoding reticulon-like protein B22, with product MELNASVSTKRTMNSRKTDIGGKPFILIICGSLVYYHCAYRNSSLVSLISDVFIVLLCSLAILGLLFRQMNISVPVDPLEWQISQDAANMFFACLANTVGAAESVLRVAATGHDKRLFLKVVAALYVLSSLGRIASGVTIAYAGLCFLCLYMLAENLQLISSRYPRRRDSTDTVQDD from the coding sequence ATGGAATTGAATGCTAGTGTGTCCACAAAAAGGACAATGAACTCTAGGAAGACAGATATCGGAGGTAAACCCTTCATACTCATCATTTGTGGCAGCCTCGTTTACTACCACTGTGCCTATCGGAATTCTAGTCTTGTCTCTCTCATCTCAGACGTCTTTATTGTACTCCTTTGTTCCCTTGCCATTCTCGGACTCCTCTTTCGCCAGATGAACATCTCGGTACCTGTGGATCCGCTTGAGTGGCAGATCTCTCAGGACGCTGCCAACATGTTTTTTGCCTGCCTCGCCAATACCGTCGGTGCTGCTGAGTCTGTTCTACGTGTTGCTGCTACTGGCCATGATAAGCGCTTGTTCCTTAAGGTTGTGGCTGCTCTGTATGTTCTATCATCTCTGGGAAGGATAGCTTCGGGTGTTACCATTGCGTATGCTGGTCTCTGCTTTCTTTGCCTTTATATGCTCGCTGAGAACTTGCAATTGATTAGCTCGAGGTATCCTAGGAGAAGAGACAGCACGGACACAGTTCAGGACGACTAA